From Eleftheria terrae, the proteins below share one genomic window:
- a CDS encoding (2Fe-2S)-binding protein gives MELDINGRRHELRDDTVDPAMPLLWVLRDVLQMTGTKFGCGVAACGACTVRLDGEAVRSCMTPLSAVAGRQVQTIEGLAQDGRLHALQRAWIEHQVPQCGYCQSGMLMAAAALLQQQPDPSDAQIDAAITNLCRCGTYPRVRQAIHAAARELNGTHRRPGLAARSE, from the coding sequence ATGGAACTCGACATCAACGGCCGGCGACATGAACTGCGGGACGACACGGTCGACCCCGCGATGCCCCTGCTGTGGGTGTTGCGCGACGTGCTGCAGATGACCGGCACCAAGTTCGGCTGCGGCGTCGCCGCCTGCGGCGCCTGCACGGTGCGGCTCGACGGCGAGGCGGTGCGCAGCTGCATGACGCCGCTGTCCGCGGTGGCCGGGCGGCAGGTCCAGACCATCGAAGGGCTGGCCCAGGACGGCCGCCTGCATGCCCTGCAGCGGGCCTGGATCGAGCACCAGGTGCCGCAATGCGGCTACTGCCAGTCCGGCATGCTGATGGCCGCCGCGGCGCTGCTGCAGCAGCAGCCCGACCCGAGCGACGCACAGATCGACGCGGCCATCACCAACCTCTGCCGCTGTGGCACCTACCCCCGGGTGCGCCAGGCGATCCACGCGGCCGCACGCGAGCTGAACGGCACGCACCGGCGGCCCGGCCTGGCCGCGAGGTCCGAATGA
- a CDS encoding iron-containing alcohol dehydrogenase, which translates to MAVLNYLTTTYFDHGALAGIGRALARAGMRRPLVVSGPSLARGPILAALKAVWPAELPWVLFSEVPANPTEDAVMDALRLYQAEDCDGVVCLGGGSPMDLGKAVALLARLPPPLTQYAMTEPQGRARIREVAPIVAIPTTAGTGSEVSVATVIICRDGRKHSFVSELLVPRVAICDPDLTLGLPPGLTAATGMDAVTHCIEAVLSPVVNPPAEAVGLDGLERAIGQGHLLRAVADGQDREARWHMMMASTEGAMAFVKGLGAVHAMSHAVARLDGLSPHHGTLNAVILPAVLRFNEGHVGAKYDRLRRAMGLAPGADLAAFFEALNRQLGLPGSLTAMGVGPQHLDELVAHSVIDGNTSTAPRRPSADDYRGLFAALLDGASA; encoded by the coding sequence ATGGCCGTCCTCAACTACCTCACCACCACCTACTTCGACCATGGCGCCCTGGCCGGCATCGGCCGGGCGCTGGCGCGTGCCGGCATGCGCCGGCCGCTGGTGGTCAGCGGCCCGTCGCTGGCCCGTGGCCCCATCCTGGCTGCGCTCAAGGCCGTCTGGCCGGCCGAGCTGCCATGGGTGCTGTTCAGCGAGGTGCCAGCCAACCCGACCGAAGACGCCGTGATGGACGCACTGCGGCTCTACCAGGCGGAGGACTGCGACGGTGTGGTCTGCCTCGGCGGCGGCTCGCCGATGGACCTCGGCAAGGCGGTCGCGCTGCTGGCCCGCCTGCCGCCGCCGCTCACCCAGTACGCGATGACCGAGCCGCAGGGGCGGGCGCGCATCCGCGAGGTGGCGCCCATCGTCGCCATTCCCACCACCGCCGGCACCGGCTCGGAGGTGAGCGTGGCCACTGTCATCATCTGCCGCGATGGCCGCAAGCACAGCTTCGTCAGCGAGCTGCTGGTGCCGCGGGTGGCGATCTGCGACCCCGACCTCACGCTGGGCCTGCCGCCCGGCCTGACCGCCGCCACCGGCATGGACGCGGTCACCCACTGCATCGAGGCGGTGCTGTCGCCGGTGGTCAACCCGCCGGCCGAGGCGGTCGGCCTCGACGGCCTGGAGCGGGCCATCGGCCAGGGCCACCTGCTGCGTGCGGTGGCCGACGGCCAGGACCGCGAAGCCCGCTGGCACATGATGATGGCCTCCACCGAAGGTGCGATGGCCTTCGTCAAGGGCCTCGGCGCGGTGCATGCGATGAGCCATGCGGTGGCCCGGCTGGACGGGCTCAGCCCGCACCACGGCACGCTGAACGCGGTGATCCTGCCGGCGGTGCTGCGCTTCAACGAAGGCCATGTGGGCGCCAAGTACGACCGCCTGCGCCGAGCCATGGGCCTGGCGCCGGGGGCCGACCTGGCCGCCTTCTTCGAGGCGCTGAACCGCCAGCTGGGGCTGCCCGGCTCGCTCACCGCCATGGGCGTGGGCCCGCAGCACCTGGACGAACTGGTGGCGCACAGCGTGATCGACGGCAACACCTCCACCGCGCCGCGCCGGCCTTCGGCGGACGACTACCGTGGGCTGTTTGCCGCCCTGCTGGACGGAGCCAGCGCATGA
- a CDS encoding response regulator transcription factor: MWQLSVAVVEDDPKFRQAFAQAIESAPDLKLAGAAADGSAGLALLKTTRPDVLLVDLGLPDIGGIELIRYCAAQLPECDVMVVTVFGDEHHVVGSLEAGATGYLLKDTLPEDIAEQIRTLHAGGSPISPVIARQLLTRLAPAASQAPPAEGAPVLSERELAVLTLATKGFTYEEIAQMMSVSKHTVMTYVKRSYRKLQVNSKSEAVYEARKLGLLRD, translated from the coding sequence ATGTGGCAACTCTCCGTGGCGGTCGTCGAGGACGATCCCAAGTTCCGTCAGGCCTTCGCGCAGGCGATCGAGTCGGCCCCCGACCTGAAGCTGGCCGGGGCGGCCGCCGACGGCAGCGCCGGCCTGGCCTTGCTGAAAACCACCCGCCCGGACGTGCTGCTGGTCGACCTGGGGCTGCCGGACATCGGCGGCATCGAGCTGATCCGCTACTGCGCGGCGCAGCTGCCGGAATGCGACGTGATGGTGGTGACGGTGTTCGGCGACGAGCACCACGTGGTCGGCTCGCTGGAGGCCGGTGCCACCGGCTACCTGCTGAAGGACACCCTGCCGGAGGACATTGCGGAGCAGATCCGCACCCTGCATGCCGGCGGCAGCCCCATCAGCCCGGTGATCGCGCGGCAGCTGCTGACGCGGCTGGCGCCGGCGGCCAGCCAGGCACCGCCGGCCGAGGGCGCGCCGGTGCTGTCCGAGCGCGAGCTGGCGGTGCTGACCCTGGCCACCAAAGGCTTCACCTATGAAGAGATTGCCCAAATGATGAGCGTCTCCAAGCACACGGTGATGACCTATGTGAAGCGCAGCTACCGCAAGCTGCAGGTGAATTCGAAGTCCGAAGCGGTGTATGAAGCTCGCAAGCTGGGCCTGTTGCGCGACTAG
- a CDS encoding xanthine dehydrogenase family protein molybdopterin-binding subunit, with the protein MKRRSFLLSATAAGGALVVGWGLLPPRSRAGDRHTLPVEQGQVGLNGWIKVARDGQVILAMHRSEMGQGVHTALPMLVAEELDISLGKVRLEQAGFDSIYGNVAMFVESLPFHPSDKGEDGHRSGLVVTGEWLVAKLARELGVSATGGSTSVADAWDVLRLAAATARAQLLGAASLLWRVPVAELRVVDGVVSHASGDSAHFGQLVAPAAALSVSEVRLKPPKTWKLIGRRAPRLDVPAKVDGSAVFGIDVRLPDLLYAAVRMCPMLGGAYGFVDVDAALRRPGIERVVRLGPLAGSTAGVAVVGRSYWHAQQAALAMRIDWQAPPHDPQRGRLDSRQIERELEAEARRALRERAGFAFYELGDPAQADAGAARHVEQVYRAPYLAHATMEPINCTAQVRGGKVEVWVSTQVPTLARDVAARVAGVDADAVTVHVRLLGGGFGRRLDVDYVAQAVRVAMELGGRPVQLVWSREEDLRHDFYRPAAVAVMRAALDAGGLPLSLQIASAGDAITPRWIERGLPALAGPLDAPDKTTAEGLFDLPYGVPHQRMAHAATHSGVPVGYWRSVGHSHNAFFSEAFIDELAHAAGQDPVAFRLALLAQRPRHQAVLRLAAEKAGWSQPAAPGRGRGVALHESFGSIVAQVVEASLEQGRIRVHRVICAMDCGTVVNPNIVAQQMESAVIFGLSAALYGRIDIEQGAVKQQNFPDYRLLGLAETPVIETHLVRSSRAPSGVGEPGTPPVAPALAGALFALTGERRRSLPLQPA; encoded by the coding sequence ATGAAGCGGCGCAGCTTCCTGCTCAGTGCCACCGCGGCCGGTGGCGCGCTGGTGGTCGGCTGGGGCCTGCTGCCGCCGCGCAGCCGTGCCGGCGACCGCCACACGCTGCCGGTGGAGCAGGGCCAGGTGGGACTCAACGGCTGGATCAAGGTGGCGCGTGACGGCCAGGTCATCCTCGCCATGCACCGCAGCGAGATGGGGCAGGGCGTGCACACCGCGCTGCCGATGCTGGTGGCCGAGGAGCTCGACATCTCGCTGGGCAAGGTGCGGCTCGAACAGGCCGGCTTCGATTCGATCTACGGCAATGTGGCGATGTTCGTCGAGAGCCTGCCGTTCCATCCCTCCGACAAGGGCGAGGACGGGCACCGCAGCGGCCTGGTCGTGACCGGCGAGTGGCTGGTCGCCAAGCTGGCGCGCGAGCTGGGCGTGAGCGCCACCGGCGGCTCCACCAGCGTGGCCGATGCCTGGGACGTGCTGCGCCTGGCGGCCGCCACCGCGCGGGCCCAGCTGCTGGGGGCGGCCTCGCTGCTGTGGCGGGTGCCAGTGGCGGAGCTGCGGGTGGTCGACGGCGTGGTCAGCCATGCCTCCGGCGACAGCGCGCACTTCGGCCAGCTGGTGGCGCCCGCCGCCGCCCTGTCGGTGTCCGAGGTGAGGCTGAAGCCGCCCAAGACCTGGAAGCTGATCGGCCGGCGGGCGCCTCGCCTCGATGTGCCGGCCAAGGTGGACGGCAGCGCGGTGTTCGGCATCGACGTGCGCCTGCCGGACCTGCTGTACGCGGCGGTGCGCATGTGCCCGATGCTGGGCGGAGCGTATGGTTTCGTCGATGTGGATGCCGCCTTGCGCCGGCCCGGCATCGAGCGGGTGGTGCGGCTGGGGCCGCTGGCCGGCTCGACGGCCGGCGTCGCGGTGGTGGGCCGGAGCTACTGGCATGCCCAGCAGGCGGCGCTGGCCATGCGCATCGACTGGCAGGCGCCGCCACACGATCCGCAACGCGGCCGGCTCGACAGCCGCCAGATCGAGCGCGAGCTGGAAGCCGAGGCCCGCCGTGCACTGCGCGAGCGCGCCGGGTTTGCTTTCTACGAACTCGGCGATCCGGCGCAGGCCGACGCCGGTGCCGCCCGCCATGTCGAGCAGGTGTACCGGGCCCCCTACCTGGCGCATGCCACGATGGAGCCGATCAACTGCACGGCGCAGGTGCGCGGCGGCAAGGTGGAGGTGTGGGTCTCCACCCAGGTGCCCACGCTGGCCCGCGACGTGGCAGCCCGGGTGGCAGGCGTCGATGCCGACGCGGTGACCGTGCATGTGCGGCTGCTGGGCGGTGGCTTCGGCCGCCGGCTCGACGTCGACTACGTGGCGCAGGCGGTGCGGGTGGCGATGGAGCTGGGGGGCCGCCCGGTGCAGCTGGTGTGGTCGCGCGAGGAGGACCTGCGGCACGACTTCTACCGCCCGGCGGCGGTGGCCGTGATGCGCGCCGCACTCGATGCGGGCGGCCTGCCGCTGTCGCTGCAGATCGCCAGCGCCGGCGACGCCATCACGCCGCGCTGGATCGAACGTGGCCTGCCGGCGCTGGCCGGCCCGCTCGACGCGCCGGACAAGACCACCGCCGAGGGGCTGTTCGACCTGCCCTACGGCGTGCCACACCAGCGCATGGCCCATGCGGCCACGCACAGTGGTGTGCCGGTGGGCTACTGGCGCTCGGTCGGCCATTCGCACAATGCCTTCTTCAGCGAGGCCTTCATCGACGAGCTGGCGCATGCCGCAGGGCAGGACCCGGTGGCCTTCCGCCTGGCGCTGCTGGCGCAGCGGCCGCGCCACCAGGCGGTGCTGCGGCTGGCCGCCGAGAAGGCCGGCTGGAGCCAGCCCGCGGCGCCCGGGCGCGGCCGCGGCGTGGCGCTGCACGAGAGCTTCGGCTCCATCGTCGCGCAGGTGGTCGAGGCGTCGCTGGAGCAGGGGCGCATCCGCGTGCACCGCGTCATCTGCGCGATGGACTGCGGCACTGTGGTCAACCCGAACATCGTCGCGCAGCAGATGGAAAGCGCCGTGATCTTCGGCCTAAGCGCCGCGCTGTACGGCCGCATCGACATCGAGCAGGGCGCGGTGAAGCAACAGAACTTCCCCGACTACCGGCTGCTGGGCCTGGCCGAGACGCCGGTGATCGAGACCCACCTGGTGCGCAGCAGCCGTGCGCCCTCGGGCGTGGGCGAGCCCGGCACGCCGCCGGTGGCGCCGGCGCTGGCGGGCGCGCTGTTCGCCCTCACCGGTGAGCGGCGGCGCAGCCTGCCCTTGCAGCCGGCCTAG
- a CDS encoding sensor histidine kinase — protein MKLASWACCATSLLAGLLLSVLLPAWAAVPGGEVAVQHFTSAERQVVPIGPSLPEPGVLRPDLSEPGWSQVALPLATPRGPVTPGLQDQPWAMHWYHLRYVLPPSGASPPLAVYGARVLGGPVEVHVNGRLLLANRRQWTSQWNRPLFVPIPHDAVFTSPGIDVVVDVVVGVPVRAGMTHALSTLWVGPADEIRAMADRRLLLHITGPQVTTLTILVLGVFSFGFWWRRRSESAYLLFALASAAWWLRNLHYHIDLPPPGVLHDWFWWATHASMGWVMVLTYLFAFRFHHRRYRGVEALLTGVTVLTGLLTLPLVPGDALVLQHTLNAAVSIFVTAFITWVAVRHGSHELRVLTAALWICIALGVHDILLLSQHITPESAYLLPYATLLVFGAFLYAVLRRYSGAIAEVEQINASLEQRLAERTAELEDNHRRLRAVEREQALLLERQRLMRDMHDGMGSALMSSLVLVEQGKLDLPSVAQVLRECVDDLRLVIDSLEPIGHDLVTLLATLRYRLGKRLEAAGLQLEWQVDDLPPLPWLDPTAALQVLRIVQEALTNILKHARARTVRIALCKAGEHVEVVVTDDGNGFDVATMITGREGGRGLRNLRKRAQGLGGDVDFSSQPGCTRVTLRLPVLRD, from the coding sequence ATGAAGCTCGCAAGCTGGGCCTGTTGCGCGACTAGTCTGCTGGCCGGCCTGCTGCTGAGTGTGCTCCTTCCCGCCTGGGCCGCCGTGCCGGGCGGCGAGGTGGCGGTGCAGCATTTCACGTCGGCCGAGCGCCAGGTGGTGCCCATCGGCCCCAGCCTGCCCGAGCCCGGCGTGCTGCGGCCCGACCTCTCCGAGCCCGGCTGGAGCCAGGTGGCCCTGCCGCTGGCGACGCCACGCGGGCCGGTCACGCCCGGCCTGCAGGACCAGCCCTGGGCCATGCACTGGTACCACCTGCGCTATGTGCTGCCGCCCAGCGGCGCCTCGCCGCCGCTGGCCGTCTATGGCGCCCGGGTGCTGGGCGGGCCGGTGGAAGTGCATGTCAACGGCCGGCTGCTGCTGGCCAACCGACGCCAGTGGACCTCGCAGTGGAACCGCCCGCTGTTCGTGCCCATTCCCCACGACGCGGTCTTCACCAGCCCGGGCATCGACGTGGTGGTGGACGTGGTCGTCGGCGTGCCGGTGCGTGCCGGCATGACGCACGCGCTGTCGACCCTCTGGGTGGGCCCGGCCGACGAGATCCGCGCCATGGCCGACCGCCGCCTGTTGCTGCACATCACCGGCCCGCAGGTGACCACGCTGACCATCCTGGTGCTCGGCGTGTTCTCCTTCGGCTTCTGGTGGCGCCGGCGCAGCGAATCGGCCTACCTGCTGTTTGCGCTGGCCTCGGCCGCCTGGTGGCTGCGCAACCTGCACTACCACATCGACCTGCCGCCACCCGGCGTGCTGCACGACTGGTTCTGGTGGGCCACCCATGCCTCGATGGGCTGGGTGATGGTGCTGACCTACCTGTTTGCCTTCCGCTTCCACCACCGCCGCTATCGCGGCGTGGAGGCGCTGCTGACCGGCGTCACGGTGCTGACCGGGCTGCTGACGCTGCCGCTGGTACCGGGCGATGCCCTGGTGTTGCAGCACACCCTGAACGCGGCGGTCTCGATCTTCGTGACGGCCTTCATCACCTGGGTGGCAGTGCGCCACGGCAGCCACGAGCTGAGGGTGTTGACGGCGGCACTGTGGATCTGCATTGCGCTGGGCGTGCACGACATCCTGCTGCTGAGCCAGCACATCACGCCGGAGAGCGCCTACCTGCTGCCCTACGCCACGCTGCTGGTGTTCGGCGCCTTCCTGTATGCGGTGCTGCGCCGCTACAGCGGTGCCATCGCCGAGGTGGAGCAGATCAACGCCTCGCTGGAACAGCGCCTGGCCGAGCGCACCGCGGAGCTGGAGGACAACCACCGCCGGCTGCGCGCGGTGGAGCGCGAGCAGGCCCTGCTGCTGGAGCGCCAGCGCCTGATGCGCGACATGCACGACGGCATGGGCTCGGCCCTCATGTCCTCGCTGGTGCTGGTGGAGCAGGGCAAGCTGGATTTGCCGTCGGTGGCCCAGGTGCTGCGCGAATGCGTCGACGACCTGCGGCTGGTGATCGATTCGCTGGAGCCCATCGGCCACGACCTGGTGACGCTGCTGGCCACCCTGCGCTACCGCCTCGGCAAGCGGCTGGAGGCAGCCGGGCTGCAGCTGGAATGGCAGGTCGACGACCTGCCGCCGCTGCCCTGGCTGGACCCGACCGCCGCACTGCAGGTGCTGCGCATCGTGCAGGAGGCCCTGACCAACATCCTCAAGCATGCCCGGGCCCGCACCGTGCGCATTGCGCTGTGCAAGGCTGGCGAGCATGTCGAGGTGGTGGTGACCGATGACGGCAACGGCTTCGACGTGGCCACCATGATCACCGGCCGCGAAGGCGGTCGCGGCCTGCGCAACCTGCGCAAGCGGGCCCAGGGGCTGGGGGGCGACGTCGACTTCAGCTCGCAGCCCGGCTGCACCCGCGTGACGCTGCGGCTGCCGGTGCTGCGCGACTGA
- a CDS encoding class II glutamine amidotransferase: protein MCQLLGMNCNTPTDIVFSFTGFATRSQEHADGFGIAFFEGTGVRLFVDHQRALASPVAELVRGYPIKSTNVIAHIRKATQGRVALENCHPFVRELWGRYWVFAHNGDLKGFAPRLHAAFRPVGDTDSEQAFCWLLQELAKNHAMVPTPEQLTETLQELVPQIAAHGTFNFMLSNGHALWAHCSTRLHYLVRQHPFPVARLQDEDVTVNFAEVTTPRDRVAVIVTEPLTDNEAWVAFEPGELKAFVDGAPLATASHPA, encoded by the coding sequence ATGTGCCAGCTCCTCGGCATGAACTGCAATACACCGACCGACATCGTGTTCAGCTTCACGGGTTTTGCCACGCGCTCACAGGAGCATGCCGACGGCTTCGGCATTGCCTTCTTCGAAGGCACCGGCGTGCGGCTGTTCGTGGACCACCAGCGGGCCCTGGCTTCGCCGGTGGCCGAGCTGGTGCGCGGCTATCCGATCAAGAGCACCAACGTCATCGCCCACATCCGCAAGGCCACGCAGGGCCGGGTGGCGCTGGAGAACTGCCATCCCTTCGTGCGCGAGCTGTGGGGCCGCTACTGGGTGTTCGCCCACAACGGCGACCTCAAGGGCTTTGCGCCGCGGCTGCATGCCGCTTTCCGCCCGGTGGGCGATACCGACAGCGAACAGGCCTTCTGCTGGCTCCTGCAGGAGCTGGCCAAGAACCATGCGATGGTGCCGACGCCCGAGCAACTGACCGAGACGCTGCAGGAGCTGGTGCCGCAGATCGCCGCCCACGGCACCTTCAACTTCATGCTCAGCAACGGCCATGCGCTGTGGGCCCATTGCTCGACACGGCTGCACTACCTGGTGCGCCAGCACCCCTTTCCGGTGGCCCGCCTGCAGGACGAGGACGTCACGGTCAATTTCGCCGAGGTGACGACACCGCGGGACCGGGTCGCCGTGATCGTCACCGAGCCCCTGACCGACAACGAAGCCTGGGTCGCGTTCGAGCCGGGTGAGCTGAAGGCCTTCGTCGACGGGGCGCCGTTGGCCACCGCAAGCCACCCGGCCTAG
- the aceB gene encoding malate synthase A codes for MSLPLPQGMQITGAIEPGFERILTLPALELVAKLHRSFEARRQQLLKARVERAQRLDAGERPDFLPETQAIRDGDWTIAPIPKALECRRVEITGPVERKMVINAFNSGADSYMTDFEDSNSPSWSNQIQGQINLYEAIRRTIRLEQGGKTYQLNDKIATLQVRPRGWHLDEKHVTVDGQRVSGGIFDFALFLFHNAREQLARGAGPYFYLPKMESHLEARLWNDIFVAAQNELGLSQGTIKATVLIETVLAAFEMDEILYELREHSAGLNAGRWDYIFSCIKKFKVDKNFCLADRAKVTMTSPFMRAYALLLLKTCHKRNAPAIGGMSALIPIKNDPEKNAVAMQGIINDKKRDATDGYDGGWVAHPGLVEPAMKEFLAVLGERPNQIGKQRPDVQVSAAELLDFKPEAPITEAGLRMNINVGIHYLGAWLAGNGCVPIHNLMEDAATAEISRSQVWQWIRSPKGVLDDGRKVTAEMVKGFVAEELEKVKATGVPGKFDRAAEIFAVMSTQDEFAEFLTLPLYEEI; via the coding sequence ATGTCCCTTCCCCTGCCCCAAGGCATGCAGATCACCGGTGCCATCGAGCCCGGTTTCGAGCGCATCCTGACCCTGCCGGCCCTCGAACTGGTCGCCAAGCTGCATCGCAGCTTCGAGGCGCGCCGCCAGCAACTGCTGAAGGCCCGGGTCGAGCGCGCCCAGCGCCTGGACGCCGGCGAACGCCCCGACTTCCTGCCCGAGACGCAAGCCATCCGCGACGGCGACTGGACCATCGCACCCATCCCCAAGGCGCTGGAGTGCCGCCGCGTGGAGATCACCGGCCCGGTCGAGCGCAAGATGGTCATCAACGCCTTCAACTCGGGGGCGGACAGCTACATGACCGACTTCGAGGACTCCAACAGTCCCAGCTGGAGCAACCAGATCCAGGGCCAGATCAACCTCTACGAAGCGATCCGCCGCACCATCCGCCTCGAGCAGGGCGGCAAGACCTACCAGCTCAACGACAAGATCGCCACGCTGCAAGTGCGCCCGCGCGGCTGGCACCTGGACGAGAAGCACGTGACGGTGGACGGCCAGCGCGTCAGCGGCGGCATCTTCGACTTCGCGCTCTTCCTCTTCCACAACGCACGCGAGCAGCTGGCCCGCGGCGCCGGCCCCTACTTCTACCTGCCGAAGATGGAGAGCCACCTGGAAGCGCGGCTGTGGAACGACATCTTCGTCGCCGCTCAGAACGAGCTGGGCCTGTCGCAAGGCACCATCAAGGCCACCGTGCTGATCGAGACGGTGCTGGCCGCCTTCGAGATGGACGAGATCCTCTACGAGCTGCGCGAGCACAGCGCGGGCCTCAACGCCGGCCGCTGGGACTACATCTTCAGCTGCATCAAGAAGTTCAAGGTGGACAAGAACTTCTGCCTGGCCGACCGCGCCAAGGTGACGATGACCAGCCCCTTCATGCGCGCCTACGCGCTGCTGCTGCTCAAGACCTGCCACAAGCGCAATGCGCCGGCCATCGGCGGCATGAGCGCGCTGATCCCGATCAAGAACGATCCCGAGAAGAACGCGGTGGCGATGCAGGGCATCATCAACGACAAGAAGCGCGATGCCACCGACGGCTACGACGGCGGCTGGGTGGCTCACCCGGGCCTGGTGGAGCCGGCGATGAAGGAATTCCTCGCGGTGCTGGGCGAGCGGCCCAACCAGATCGGCAAGCAGCGCCCGGACGTGCAGGTGAGTGCTGCCGAGCTGCTCGACTTCAAGCCCGAGGCGCCCATCACCGAGGCCGGCCTGCGCATGAACATCAATGTCGGCATCCACTACCTGGGCGCCTGGCTGGCCGGCAACGGCTGCGTGCCCATCCACAACCTGATGGAAGACGCGGCCACCGCCGAGATCAGCCGCTCCCAGGTGTGGCAGTGGATCCGCTCGCCCAAGGGCGTGCTGGACGATGGCCGCAAGGTCACGGCCGAGATGGTGAAGGGCTTCGTGGCCGAGGAGCTGGAGAAGGTGAAGGCCACTGGCGTGCCGGGCAAGTTCGACCGTGCGGCCGAGATTTTCGCGGTAATGAGCACCCAGGACGAGTTCGCCGAGTTCCTGACCCTGCCGCTGTACGAAGAGATCTGA
- a CDS encoding HD-GYP domain-containing protein: MPHRTSAPVGRGLRGCAPASEGYTLPTSAAVNEHYLDHVVALSESSDIEASEDIVSSNGTKLLGKGARIDARVRERQLAHKLKQPLESQLRVVGGVATRDIDGIAGRLLERHPLLLRFCGSAAARQLGVAMRHLRLSPQVESLLTVYAAQSPAKLDHAVGVALLGATLWMDLPAAGIGLDALLIAGLRHDVGELYLDPALLSPRAGLSAEQWKHIATHPIVGAHVLRELPGAGPKVAQAVLYHHQKLDGFGYPQGVQGEAFPLAGQLVAASEMLMGLVGGDGAHADRAAVAVKLVPGEFAPALRDRVTAAARESRAEGAGAPAPRADLAQLILRLQTVAGALEDFRRARERLLPELPHSGPGMRKLAEARHGAQPAHQRGLHQRRARRHAGRAPARAAGGDGRGRPGRDHGGAGRDRMAAARDPARGRRPGRAVLGHRRAGGAHLRRHRRQ, from the coding sequence TTGCCTCACCGCACGTCAGCGCCCGTCGGCCGCGGGCTGCGCGGGTGCGCACCAGCCAGCGAGGGGTACACCCTGCCAACGTCCGCCGCGGTCAACGAGCACTACCTTGACCATGTGGTGGCCTTGTCGGAATCGAGCGATATCGAGGCCAGCGAGGACATCGTCTCCAGCAACGGCACCAAGCTGCTCGGCAAGGGCGCCCGCATCGACGCCCGGGTGCGTGAGCGCCAGCTGGCGCACAAGCTGAAGCAGCCGCTGGAAAGCCAGCTGCGTGTGGTCGGCGGCGTTGCCACCCGCGACATCGACGGCATCGCCGGGCGGCTGCTCGAGCGCCATCCGCTGCTGTTGCGTTTCTGCGGCAGTGCGGCGGCGCGGCAGCTGGGCGTGGCCATGCGCCACCTGCGCCTGTCGCCCCAGGTGGAGTCGCTGCTGACCGTCTACGCTGCGCAGTCGCCCGCGAAGCTCGACCATGCGGTGGGGGTGGCCCTGCTCGGCGCGACCTTGTGGATGGACCTGCCGGCGGCCGGCATCGGGCTCGACGCCCTGCTGATCGCGGGCCTGAGGCACGACGTCGGCGAGCTCTACCTCGACCCGGCGCTGCTGAGCCCGCGGGCCGGGCTGTCGGCGGAGCAATGGAAGCACATCGCCACCCATCCCATCGTCGGCGCCCATGTGCTCAGGGAACTGCCGGGCGCCGGGCCGAAGGTGGCACAGGCGGTGCTGTACCACCATCAAAAACTGGACGGCTTCGGCTATCCGCAAGGCGTGCAGGGCGAGGCGTTTCCGCTGGCCGGGCAGCTGGTGGCGGCCTCCGAGATGCTGATGGGCCTGGTGGGCGGCGACGGCGCCCATGCCGACCGCGCCGCGGTGGCGGTGAAGCTGGTGCCCGGCGAGTTCGCGCCGGCCCTGCGCGACCGCGTCACGGCGGCCGCCCGCGAGTCGCGCGCCGAGGGGGCCGGCGCGCCGGCACCGAGGGCCGACCTGGCCCAGCTGATCCTGCGCCTGCAGACGGTTGCCGGGGCGCTGGAGGACTTCCGCCGGGCGCGCGAGCGGCTGTTGCCCGAGCTGCCGCACTCCGGCCCCGGCATGCGGAAGCTGGCCGAAGCGCGCCATGGAGCGCAGCCAGCGCATCAGCGCGGCCTTCACCAGCGCCGGGCTCGACGCCACGCCGGCCGAGCACCTGCCCGAGCTGCTGGAGGCGATGGACGAGGCCGCCCAGGACGAGATCACGGCGGTGCTGGGCGAGATCGAATGGCGGCTGCGCGAGACCCAGCGCGCGGTCGTCGCCCGGGCCGAGCAGTTCTCGGCCACCGACGGGCAGGCGGTGCGCACCTTCGTCGACATCGCAGGCAGTGA